In one Nocardioides luteus genomic region, the following are encoded:
- a CDS encoding ABC transporter permease, with amino-acid sequence MSLLTEKAPVRTYAAHARPWWQRTLMTRDSAIIALLVVVWTYASIAILNFSDPITVYFLVLDIAPILLIALPMTLIIITGEIDLSVASVVGLSSVLFGVLHREGLPIVAAMVLALLACAVAGALNGVLVTRYGLPSLAVTIGTMALFRGIAVGALGTTAITDWPDAWGDLVQARIGGSQIPLMTIPLVVLIVVFAVVLHFTPFGRGIFAAGLSKDAARFSGVNVDRTKLILFTLSGLVSGLAGIYFTLRYGSARGDNATGMELQVIAAVLLGGVSIFGGRGAIPGVIAGVVLIGTIGSALRLDGLSANLIQIITGVLLIAAVIAASVLGWTGRIVGTYRRQQSSDEPSSKNSKKSE; translated from the coding sequence ATGAGTCTGCTCACCGAGAAGGCACCTGTCCGGACGTACGCGGCGCACGCCAGGCCGTGGTGGCAGCGCACCCTGATGACCCGGGACTCCGCGATCATCGCCCTGCTCGTGGTGGTGTGGACGTACGCCTCGATCGCGATCCTCAACTTCTCCGACCCGATCACGGTCTACTTCCTGGTGCTCGACATCGCGCCGATCCTGCTGATCGCGCTGCCGATGACGCTGATCATCATCACCGGCGAGATCGACCTGTCGGTGGCGAGCGTCGTCGGACTCTCCAGCGTCCTGTTCGGGGTGCTGCACCGTGAGGGCCTCCCGATCGTGGCCGCGATGGTGCTCGCGCTGCTCGCCTGCGCGGTGGCCGGGGCGCTCAACGGGGTGCTCGTCACCCGCTACGGGCTGCCGTCGCTAGCCGTCACGATCGGCACCATGGCGCTCTTCCGCGGCATCGCGGTCGGCGCGCTCGGCACCACCGCGATCACCGACTGGCCCGACGCCTGGGGCGACCTCGTACAGGCCCGGATCGGCGGCTCCCAGATCCCGCTGATGACGATCCCGCTGGTCGTCCTGATCGTGGTCTTCGCGGTCGTGCTGCACTTCACGCCGTTCGGCCGCGGCATCTTCGCCGCCGGCCTCAGCAAGGACGCGGCCCGCTTCTCGGGCGTCAACGTCGACCGTACGAAGCTGATCCTGTTCACGCTCAGCGGGCTGGTCTCGGGGCTGGCGGGCATCTACTTCACGCTCCGCTACGGCAGCGCGCGCGGCGACAACGCCACCGGCATGGAGCTCCAGGTCATCGCCGCCGTGCTGCTCGGCGGGGTGTCCATCTTCGGCGGCCGCGGCGCGATCCCCGGCGTCATCGCCGGCGTCGTCCTGATCGGGACGATCGGCAGCGCACTGCGCCTCGACGGGCTCAGCGCCAACCTCATCCAGATCATCACCGGCGTGCTCCTCATCGCCGCGGTCATCGCGGCCAGCGTCCTCGGCTGGACCGGTCGCATCGTCGGCACCTACCGCCGGCAACAGAGCTCGGACGAACCATCCTCGAAGAACTCAAAGAAATCGGAGTGA
- a CDS encoding LacI family DNA-binding transcriptional regulator, whose product MAITPAAGSPRSASVKDVAATAGVSLGTVSNVLNRPERVSRTTRERVERAMAELGFVRNESARSLRTGSTQSLAYVMLDAGNPFFTDVARGIELAAEAAGLSLFLCNSDGRSAREGAHLAHLQQQRVQGILITPVDPDDPQIDQLSERGTPVVIVDRTRAGSSFCSVAVDDVLGGRLAVEHLIDAGHKRVAYVGGPESIGQVRDRGEGARQAWAEAGLPPEDLITLSCEAPTVAAGRAAGERLVGLPARRRPTAAFCANDLIALGLLQQTISSGRTVPGDLAIVGYDDIEFAAAAAVPLTSVRQPRQALGRRAAELLLDEVGDPAHQHEQVVFTPELVARASTLGRP is encoded by the coding sequence GTGGCGATCACTCCGGCTGCCGGTTCACCGCGCAGCGCCTCGGTCAAGGACGTCGCGGCCACCGCCGGCGTCTCCCTCGGCACGGTGTCCAACGTACTCAACCGTCCCGAGCGGGTCAGCCGCACGACACGCGAGCGGGTCGAGCGCGCGATGGCCGAGCTGGGCTTCGTACGCAACGAGTCCGCGCGGTCGCTGCGCACCGGCAGCACGCAGTCGCTGGCCTACGTCATGCTCGACGCTGGCAACCCGTTCTTCACCGACGTCGCCCGCGGCATCGAGCTGGCCGCCGAGGCGGCCGGGCTCTCGCTGTTCCTGTGCAACAGCGACGGGCGCTCGGCCCGCGAGGGCGCCCACCTGGCCCACCTGCAGCAGCAGCGGGTCCAGGGCATCTTGATCACTCCGGTCGACCCGGACGATCCGCAGATCGACCAGCTGAGCGAGCGCGGCACCCCGGTCGTCATCGTCGACCGCACCCGAGCGGGATCGTCATTCTGCTCCGTCGCCGTCGACGACGTCCTCGGCGGGCGACTGGCCGTGGAGCACCTCATCGACGCGGGCCACAAGCGGGTGGCGTACGTCGGCGGGCCGGAGTCGATCGGCCAGGTCCGTGACCGCGGCGAAGGCGCCCGGCAGGCCTGGGCCGAGGCCGGGCTTCCGCCCGAGGACCTGATCACGCTCTCCTGCGAGGCCCCGACCGTCGCCGCCGGCCGCGCGGCCGGCGAGCGGCTCGTCGGGCTGCCCGCCCGGCGCCGCCCCACCGCCGCGTTCTGCGCCAACGACCTGATCGCGCTCGGGCTGCTCCAGCAGACGATCTCCAGCGGCCGGACCGTACCCGGCGACCTGGCGATCGTCGGCTACGACGACATCGAGTTCGCCGCCGCCGCGGCCGTGCCGCTCACCTCCGTACGGCAGCCCCGTCAGGCCCTCGGCCGCCGCGCCGCCGAGCTGCTCCTCGACGAGGTCGGCGACCCCGCCCACCAGCACGAGCAGGTCGTCTTCACCCCCGAGCTCGTCGCCCGCGCCTCCACCCTCGGCCGCCCCTGA
- a CDS encoding ABC transporter permease → MTTTLDAPAPAAPQPRHRAAGRLTWLLKQRETGIAVAFVALLVVTTAVNPNFLFSTDGWRDLTLTPAILVCLAIGQAMVIVTRNVDLSVGSTLGLTAYLAGRLFLDTGLPVIVVVLIAVAAGAVLGLVNGVLVAFAKVPALVITLGTLYVYRGIMLEWAGSDRINASDIPPGLLDFGTGSFLFIPNLAWISFALLAVAVYLMRSTRVGREFYAIGSDPDAATLYGLRDKRRVLQAFATSGALAGLAGILYVSRYGTISSGVGQGIELEAVGAAVVGGVAIFGGSGTVLGAALGAYLLTTINRALPVLGIPDFWQQAVVGALIIGAIVLDRYFARRQHDKLLAEREES, encoded by the coding sequence ATGACCACCACGCTCGACGCGCCCGCCCCGGCCGCGCCGCAGCCACGCCACCGAGCAGCCGGCCGGCTGACCTGGCTTCTGAAGCAGCGCGAGACCGGCATCGCTGTGGCCTTCGTCGCCCTGCTCGTGGTGACCACGGCGGTGAACCCCAACTTCCTGTTCAGCACCGACGGCTGGCGCGACCTCACCCTGACCCCGGCGATCCTGGTCTGCCTGGCGATCGGCCAGGCGATGGTGATCGTGACCCGCAACGTCGATCTCAGCGTCGGCTCGACCCTCGGGCTCACGGCGTACCTCGCCGGTCGGCTCTTCCTCGACACCGGGCTCCCGGTGATCGTCGTCGTGCTGATCGCCGTCGCCGCGGGCGCGGTGCTCGGCCTGGTCAACGGGGTGCTGGTCGCCTTCGCGAAGGTGCCGGCGCTGGTCATCACCCTCGGCACGCTCTACGTCTATCGCGGGATCATGCTCGAGTGGGCCGGCAGCGACCGGATCAATGCCTCCGACATCCCGCCCGGGCTGCTCGACTTCGGCACCGGATCGTTCCTGTTCATCCCCAACCTGGCGTGGATCTCGTTCGCGCTGCTGGCCGTGGCCGTCTACCTGATGCGCTCCACCCGCGTCGGCCGCGAGTTCTACGCGATCGGGTCCGACCCCGACGCCGCCACGCTCTACGGGCTGCGCGACAAGCGCCGGGTCCTGCAGGCGTTCGCCACCTCGGGCGCGCTCGCCGGCCTCGCCGGGATCCTGTACGTCTCCCGCTACGGCACCATCAGCTCCGGCGTCGGCCAGGGCATCGAGCTGGAGGCCGTCGGGGCCGCGGTCGTCGGTGGCGTGGCCATCTTCGGCGGCAGCGGCACCGTCCTCGGGGCGGCTCTGGGGGCGTACCTCCTCACGACCATCAACCGGGCGCTCCCGGTCCTGGGCATCCCCGACTTCTGGCAGCAGGCCGTCGTCGGCGCGCTGATCATCGGCGCGATCGTCCTGGACCGCTACTTCGCCCGCCGTCAGCACGACAAGCTCCTCGCGGAGAGGGAAGAGTCATGA
- a CDS encoding sugar phosphate isomerase/epimerase family protein, with amino-acid sequence MTDHATGLERLSLNTKTTNSWTLAEAVDGAARAGIPALGLWRDRVEETGVEKAAKLVRDAGLRVSSLCRGGFLTASDPVGVAEALADNKRAVDEAATLGTDALVMVVGGLPDGDVDLTGARERVAERLAELAPYARDHGVRLVLEPLHPMYVADRAVISTLGQALDLAAPHPVDAVAVVVDTFHVFWDPDLAAQVARAGREGRIAAYQVCDFNLPIPADALLARGMMGDGVIDFASITRMVAETGYAGDVEVEIFNEAVWAADPDEVLATMAQRYRDLVLPHL; translated from the coding sequence GTGACCGACCACGCCACCGGGCTCGAGCGGCTCTCCCTCAACACCAAGACCACCAACTCCTGGACCCTCGCCGAGGCCGTCGACGGAGCCGCGCGCGCCGGCATCCCGGCCCTCGGACTCTGGCGCGACCGCGTCGAGGAGACGGGTGTGGAGAAGGCCGCCAAGCTCGTGCGCGACGCCGGGCTCCGCGTCTCCTCGCTCTGCCGCGGCGGCTTCCTGACCGCCTCCGATCCAGTCGGGGTCGCGGAGGCCCTCGCGGACAACAAGCGGGCGGTCGACGAGGCCGCGACCCTGGGCACCGATGCCCTGGTCATGGTCGTCGGCGGCCTGCCCGACGGCGACGTGGATCTGACCGGGGCCCGGGAGCGGGTCGCCGAGCGGTTGGCCGAGCTGGCGCCGTACGCCCGCGACCACGGCGTGAGGCTCGTCCTGGAGCCGCTCCACCCGATGTACGTGGCCGACCGGGCGGTCATCTCCACCCTCGGCCAGGCCCTCGACCTGGCGGCGCCGCACCCGGTCGACGCGGTCGCGGTCGTCGTCGACACCTTCCACGTCTTCTGGGACCCCGACCTCGCCGCCCAGGTGGCGCGCGCGGGCCGGGAGGGGCGGATCGCGGCGTACCAGGTCTGCGACTTCAACCTGCCGATCCCCGCCGACGCGCTGCTCGCCCGCGGGATGATGGGCGACGGGGTCATCGACTTCGCGTCCATCACGCGGATGGTGGCCGAGACCGGCTATGCAGGCGACGTCGAGGTCGAGATCTTCAACGAGGCCGTCTGGGCCGCCGACCCCGACGAGGTGCTCGCCACGATGGCGCAGCGCTACCGCGACCTCGTCCTCCCCCACCTGTGA
- a CDS encoding L-rhamnose mutarotase — protein MERVCFQLQVKTERMEEYKRRHAAVWPEMLQALKETGWHNYSLFLRADGLLIGYVETPSIEAAQAGMAATEVNARWQAEMAEFFEDLDGVAPDEGFLRLEEVFHLEDQLAGHSTAT, from the coding sequence ATGGAGCGCGTCTGCTTCCAGCTGCAGGTCAAGACCGAGCGCATGGAGGAGTACAAGCGGCGCCACGCCGCTGTCTGGCCCGAGATGCTCCAGGCGCTGAAGGAGACCGGGTGGCACAACTACTCGCTGTTCCTGCGCGCCGACGGGCTGCTGATCGGCTACGTCGAGACGCCGTCCATCGAGGCGGCTCAGGCGGGGATGGCCGCGACCGAGGTCAACGCTCGCTGGCAGGCCGAGATGGCGGAGTTCTTCGAGGATCTCGACGGCGTGGCGCCGGATGAGGGCTTCCTCCGGCTCGAGGAGGTCTTCCACCTCGAGGACCAGTTGGCCGGCCACTCGACGGCGACGTGA
- a CDS encoding LacI family DNA-binding transcriptional regulator — MAGERAATLSDVAREAGVSLATASRALNGSDRVVRPELQERVLAAANKLGYTPNANAQAMARGSTETVGLLVKDISDPYFSTIAGGLADEAEKHGLLVMLCNTGGQAEREQKFLAALRRQRSRAIVLAGSDTADVRHTREVAGLLTSYLDGGGRAAAISQPRLPVDTVVIDNHGGAKALAERLVGLGYRRAAVLTGPEELLVSAERHAGFAEGWLAATGSKPAYVADEFSRDGGHRAMSRLLEEGPEVDCVFAVNDLMAVGALAACRQTGVEVGRDLAVAGFDDIATLRDVTPGLTTVRLPLADIGRLALELVLGEPSAEIRKQSVHGEVVLRESTPPRI, encoded by the coding sequence TTGGCCGGAGAACGTGCAGCGACGCTGAGCGACGTGGCCCGTGAGGCGGGGGTCTCGCTGGCCACCGCGTCGCGCGCGCTCAACGGGAGCGACCGGGTGGTCCGCCCCGAGCTGCAGGAGCGTGTCCTGGCGGCGGCGAACAAGCTCGGCTACACCCCCAACGCCAACGCCCAGGCGATGGCGCGCGGCTCGACCGAGACGGTCGGGCTGCTGGTCAAGGACATCTCCGACCCCTACTTCTCCACGATCGCCGGCGGCCTGGCCGACGAGGCCGAGAAGCACGGCCTGCTGGTGATGCTGTGCAACACCGGCGGCCAGGCCGAGCGTGAGCAGAAGTTCCTGGCGGCGCTGCGGCGCCAGCGCAGCCGGGCGATCGTGCTGGCGGGTAGCGACACGGCCGACGTACGTCACACCCGCGAGGTCGCGGGCCTGCTGACCTCCTACCTGGACGGCGGCGGCCGCGCGGCCGCGATCAGCCAGCCGCGGCTGCCGGTCGACACCGTCGTGATCGACAACCACGGCGGCGCCAAGGCGCTGGCGGAACGGCTGGTCGGCCTCGGCTACCGCCGGGCCGCGGTGCTCACCGGTCCCGAGGAGCTGCTGGTCTCGGCCGAGCGCCACGCCGGCTTCGCGGAGGGATGGCTGGCGGCGACGGGCTCGAAGCCGGCCTACGTCGCCGACGAGTTCAGCCGCGACGGTGGCCACCGGGCGATGTCCCGGCTGCTCGAGGAGGGTCCGGAGGTCGACTGCGTCTTCGCGGTCAACGACCTGATGGCCGTCGGCGCCCTGGCCGCCTGCCGGCAGACCGGCGTCGAGGTCGGGCGCGACCTGGCCGTCGCGGGCTTCGACGACATCGCGACGCTGCGCGACGTGACGCCGGGGCTCACCACCGTACGTCTCCCGCTGGCCGACATCGGCCGGCTGGCTCTCGAGCTCGTGCTGGGCGAGCCGTCGGCGGAGATTCGCAAGCAGTCCGTACACGGCGAGGTCGTGCTGCGGGAGAGCACTCCCCCACGCATCTAG
- a CDS encoding Gfo/Idh/MocA family protein, which translates to MATRRLGIIMNGVTGRMGYRQHLVRSILAIQEQGGVELSDGTRIQPDPILVGRNAEKLQDIAKEHGLDRWTTDLDEALGNAEDTVYFDSQLTHVREAAITRAIAAGKHVYTEKPIADDVEGSLRLARLAADKGVKSGVVHDKLYLPGLLKLKRLVDSGFFGRILSVRGEFGYWVFEGDLQPAQRPSWNYRKEDGGGITIDMFPHWNYVLENLFGTVEAVTAKVVTHVPERWDEKGEAYAATADDSAYGIFELEGGIIAQINSSWATRVNRGELVEFHVDGTHGSAVAGLHHCVTQDRNLTPKPVWNPDLVESIRFRELWNEVPDNQPFDNGFKAQWEQFIRYVEGDGDHPYDFMAGVRGLRLAEAGLTSSAEGRRIELGEIEL; encoded by the coding sequence ATGGCCACACGACGGCTCGGCATCATCATGAACGGCGTCACCGGACGCATGGGCTACCGCCAGCACCTGGTGCGCAGCATCCTGGCGATCCAGGAGCAGGGCGGTGTGGAGCTCTCCGACGGCACCCGGATCCAGCCCGATCCGATCCTCGTCGGGCGCAATGCCGAGAAGCTCCAGGACATCGCCAAGGAGCATGGCCTGGACCGTTGGACGACCGATCTCGACGAGGCCCTGGGCAACGCCGAGGACACCGTCTACTTCGACTCCCAGCTGACCCACGTCCGCGAGGCGGCCATCACTCGGGCGATCGCGGCCGGCAAGCACGTCTACACCGAGAAGCCGATCGCCGACGACGTCGAGGGATCGCTGCGCCTGGCCCGCCTCGCCGCGGACAAGGGCGTGAAGAGCGGCGTCGTCCACGACAAGCTCTACCTGCCCGGCCTCCTCAAGCTGAAGCGGCTCGTCGACTCCGGCTTCTTCGGCCGCATCCTCAGTGTGCGCGGCGAGTTCGGCTACTGGGTCTTCGAGGGCGACCTGCAGCCCGCCCAGCGGCCGAGCTGGAACTACCGCAAGGAGGACGGCGGCGGCATCACCATCGACATGTTCCCGCACTGGAACTACGTCCTGGAGAACCTCTTCGGCACGGTCGAGGCCGTCACCGCCAAGGTCGTCACCCACGTCCCCGAGCGCTGGGACGAGAAGGGCGAGGCGTACGCAGCCACCGCCGACGACTCCGCCTACGGCATCTTCGAGCTCGAGGGCGGGATCATCGCCCAGATCAACTCCTCCTGGGCCACCCGGGTCAACCGCGGCGAGCTGGTCGAGTTCCACGTCGACGGCACCCACGGCTCGGCGGTCGCCGGCCTGCACCACTGCGTCACCCAGGACCGCAACCTGACCCCGAAGCCGGTCTGGAACCCGGACCTCGTCGAGTCGATCCGCTTCCGTGAGCTCTGGAACGAGGTCCCCGACAACCAGCCCTTCGACAACGGCTTCAAGGCGCAGTGGGAGCAGTTCATCCGCTACGTCGAGGGCGACGGCGACCACCCCTACGACTTCATGGCCGGCGTCCGTGGCCTCCGCCTCGCCGAGGCCGGGCTCACCTCCTCGGCCGAGGGCCGCCGCATCGAGCTCGGAGAGATCGAGCTGTGA
- a CDS encoding glycerate kinase: MAAHQHDGRVVVVACDKFKGSLTAREVDEAVAAGILAANPETEVRIVPIADGGDGTVAALDGAGFDLVPVEVAGPTLEPVAAHYAVRGDLAVVELADACGLLRLPGGRLAPLTSSSRGLGEAVLAAIDGGARTVVLGLGGSASNDGGAGMLRALGARLLDASGAEVPEGGGSLGSLAAIDLSDLDARLQQTEIVVACDVDNPLLGPRGAVATFSAQKGAGPADQELLEAALATYAAAVAETTGRDRAEIVEAPGAGAAGGVGFAALAMLGVRVERGVELLLGLVGFHEALDGADLVVTGEGSFDHQTLSGKAPMGVLQAAREANIRAVVVCGRTTLSPIEAEQAGAAHVRALTDLEPDPERCMTNAAELLSQLGGEFG, translated from the coding sequence ATGGCCGCCCATCAGCATGACGGTCGGGTCGTCGTGGTCGCCTGCGACAAGTTCAAGGGCTCCCTGACCGCGCGCGAGGTCGACGAGGCGGTGGCCGCCGGGATCCTCGCGGCGAACCCCGAGACAGAGGTACGCATCGTGCCGATCGCCGACGGCGGCGACGGCACCGTGGCGGCGCTGGACGGCGCCGGTTTCGACCTGGTGCCGGTCGAGGTCGCCGGCCCGACGCTCGAGCCGGTGGCGGCGCACTACGCCGTACGCGGCGACCTGGCGGTCGTGGAGCTCGCTGACGCCTGTGGGCTGCTCCGGCTGCCCGGCGGCCGGCTCGCCCCGCTGACCTCGTCCTCCCGCGGTCTCGGCGAGGCGGTGCTCGCCGCCATCGACGGTGGTGCCCGCACGGTCGTTCTCGGGCTCGGCGGGAGCGCCAGCAACGACGGCGGGGCGGGGATGCTGCGTGCCCTCGGCGCACGGTTGCTGGACGCATCCGGGGCCGAGGTCCCGGAGGGCGGTGGATCGCTCGGCAGCCTCGCCGCGATCGATCTCTCCGACCTCGACGCCCGTCTTCAGCAGACCGAGATCGTGGTCGCCTGCGACGTCGACAACCCGCTGCTCGGTCCCCGCGGCGCGGTCGCCACCTTCTCCGCGCAGAAGGGCGCCGGCCCCGCGGACCAGGAGCTGCTCGAGGCAGCCCTGGCGACGTACGCAGCCGCTGTCGCCGAGACCACCGGACGCGATCGCGCCGAGATCGTCGAGGCGCCCGGCGCCGGAGCGGCCGGCGGCGTCGGGTTCGCCGCGCTCGCGATGCTCGGCGTGCGGGTCGAGCGCGGTGTCGAGCTGCTGCTCGGCCTCGTCGGCTTCCACGAGGCCCTCGACGGCGCCGACCTGGTCGTCACCGGCGAAGGCTCCTTCGACCATCAGACCCTGTCCGGCAAGGCGCCGATGGGTGTGCTCCAGGCCGCCCGCGAGGCGAACATCCGCGCCGTCGTCGTCTGCGGCCGCACCACCCTCTCGCCCATCGAGGCGGAGCAGGCGGGGGCCGCCCACGTGCGCGCGCTCACCGACCTCGAGCCCGACCCCGAGCGCTGCATGACGAACGCCGCCGAGCTGCTCTCACAGCTCGGCGGCGAATTCGGGTAA
- the rhaS gene encoding rhamnose ABC transporter substrate-binding protein, whose protein sequence is MTSKFRRAGSAVAIVAALGLALSACGGGSGSGSDGEGGGDTSSITFIPKNLGNPYFDASDAGGKKAADEIGTTWDQVGPTESTPDSQVSFINTATQQRAGALVVSANDPTAIGDALEEARNAGTKVVTMDSDTEPQFRDVFVSQADAAGIAKSQVDLIAEQIGDKGEIAILSAAANATNQNEWIKLMEEELAANHPDIKLVDTVYGNDDDQTSFDKTAGLLQSHPNLKGIISPTTVGIAAAARYLSDSEYKGKVALTGLGTPNQMREYIKDGTVKSFALWDPEQLGYLAAYAADALASGDIEGKEGDTFEAGDLGEYTVGADGVIVLGEPTVFEESNIDDFDF, encoded by the coding sequence ATGACCAGCAAGTTCCGACGCGCCGGCAGTGCCGTCGCCATCGTTGCGGCCCTCGGCCTCGCCCTGTCCGCCTGCGGTGGCGGGAGCGGCAGCGGCAGCGATGGAGAGGGTGGCGGCGACACCAGCAGCATCACCTTCATCCCGAAGAACCTCGGCAACCCCTACTTCGACGCCTCCGACGCGGGCGGCAAGAAGGCCGCGGACGAGATCGGCACCACGTGGGACCAGGTCGGCCCGACCGAGTCGACCCCCGACTCCCAGGTCAGCTTCATCAACACCGCCACCCAGCAGCGCGCCGGCGCGCTCGTCGTCTCGGCCAACGACCCGACCGCCATCGGCGACGCCCTCGAGGAGGCGCGCAACGCCGGCACCAAGGTCGTCACGATGGACTCCGACACCGAGCCGCAGTTCCGCGACGTCTTCGTCAGCCAGGCCGACGCCGCCGGCATCGCCAAGAGCCAGGTCGACCTGATCGCCGAGCAGATCGGCGACAAGGGCGAGATCGCGATCCTCTCCGCGGCGGCCAACGCGACCAACCAGAACGAGTGGATCAAGCTGATGGAGGAGGAGCTGGCCGCGAACCACCCCGACATCAAGCTCGTCGACACCGTCTACGGCAACGACGACGACCAGACCTCCTTCGACAAGACCGCCGGCCTGCTGCAGTCGCACCCGAACCTCAAGGGCATCATCAGCCCGACCACGGTCGGCATCGCCGCGGCCGCGCGCTACCTGTCCGACTCGGAGTACAAGGGCAAGGTCGCGCTGACCGGTCTCGGCACCCCGAACCAGATGCGCGAGTACATCAAGGACGGCACCGTGAAGTCCTTCGCGCTCTGGGACCCCGAGCAGCTCGGCTACCTGGCCGCGTACGCCGCCGACGCGCTCGCCTCCGGTGACATCGAGGGCAAGGAGGGTGACACCTTCGAGGCCGGTGACCTGGGCGAATACACCGTCGGTGCCGACGGCGTCATCGTGCTCGGTGAGCCGACGGTCTTCGAGGAGTCGAACATCGACGACTTCGACTTCTGA
- a CDS encoding dihydrodipicolinate synthase family protein, with protein MTSVRLPLPDGGTEIHRLATPRQWTKPEAPFTSRTAYAAAHVVPRTLAENVPGAPADIDWDRTLAYRHELWSYGLGVAEAMDTAQRGMGVDWTAAAELIRRSAAEAATVGGVIACGAGTDQLVLSAVPEGRQGLDTVIDAYREQMKVVADTGATTIVMASRALARVARSAEDYAEVYATLLDEADSPVILHWLGDMFDPALAGYWGSPSIEEATETFLDVIRARPGKVDGVKVSLLDAEHEVGLRRALPGGVRLYTGDDFNYPELIVGDGTGEGEFSHALLGIFAAIYPAASAALQALDDGDPDTARQLLESTQALGRKIFEAPTYYYKTGIAFLSWLNGHQPAFSMAGGLHAGRSVPHLAEVFRLADAAGLLTSPDLAAARMRAFLTVQGVDQ; from the coding sequence GTGACCTCCGTACGTCTCCCGCTGCCCGACGGCGGCACCGAGATCCACCGGCTCGCGACCCCCAGGCAGTGGACGAAACCGGAAGCGCCATTCACCTCCCGGACCGCGTACGCAGCCGCCCACGTCGTCCCCCGCACCCTGGCCGAGAACGTGCCCGGCGCCCCGGCGGACATCGACTGGGACCGCACCCTCGCCTACCGGCACGAGCTGTGGTCCTACGGTCTCGGCGTCGCCGAGGCGATGGACACCGCCCAGCGCGGCATGGGCGTCGACTGGACCGCCGCCGCCGAGCTGATCCGCCGCTCGGCCGCGGAGGCGGCGACCGTGGGTGGCGTGATCGCGTGCGGTGCCGGCACCGACCAGCTCGTCCTGTCCGCCGTACCCGAAGGCCGGCAAGGTCTGGACACCGTCATCGACGCCTACCGCGAGCAGATGAAGGTCGTCGCCGACACCGGCGCGACCACGATCGTGATGGCCTCGCGCGCGCTGGCCCGGGTCGCCCGCAGCGCGGAGGACTACGCCGAGGTCTACGCCACCCTGCTCGACGAGGCCGACAGTCCGGTGATCCTGCACTGGCTCGGCGACATGTTCGACCCGGCGCTGGCCGGCTACTGGGGCTCGCCCTCGATCGAGGAGGCGACCGAGACGTTCCTCGACGTCATCCGGGCCCGCCCCGGCAAGGTCGACGGGGTCAAGGTCTCGCTCCTCGACGCCGAGCACGAGGTCGGGCTGCGCCGGGCGCTGCCCGGCGGCGTACGGCTCTACACCGGGGACGACTTCAACTACCCCGAGCTGATCGTCGGCGACGGGACGGGCGAGGGCGAGTTCTCGCACGCGCTGCTCGGCATCTTCGCGGCGATCTACCCGGCCGCCTCGGCCGCGCTGCAGGCGCTCGACGACGGTGACCCCGACACCGCCAGGCAGCTGCTGGAGAGCACCCAGGCGCTCGGCCGGAAGATCTTCGAGGCGCCGACCTACTACTACAAGACCGGGATCGCCTTCCTGTCCTGGCTCAACGGCCACCAGCCGGCCTTCTCGATGGCCGGCGGCCTGCACGCCGGCCGCTCGGTGCCCCATCTGGCCGAGGTCTTCCGGCTGGCCGACGCGGCCGGCCTGCTGACCAGCCCCGACCTCGCGGCCGCACGCATGCGCGCCTTCCTCACCGTGCAAGGAGTCGACCAGTGA